One segment of Panicum virgatum strain AP13 chromosome 1K, P.virgatum_v5, whole genome shotgun sequence DNA contains the following:
- the LOC120699276 gene encoding glutamate receptor 3.1-like isoform X1 produces MKIVFLMLLIVSLFLFPNGIRKSLAARPSVVSIGSILQFNSPTGGVSAVAIHAALEDINSDPTVLNGTTLQVDMRDINCDDGFLGMVEALQFMETDAIAIIGPQCSTLAHIISYVANELQVPLMSLASDATLSSIQFPFFVRTAPSDLYEMAAVAAVVDYYQWKMVTAIYIDDDYGRNGIAALDDALTARRCKISYKVGFPSNAKRSELLNLLVTVSNMESRVIILRTGAEPGLKLLSLANGLNMMGNGYVWIATDWLSAYLDANSSVPAETINGMQGVLTVSPHIPKSKMKSNLMSKWSSLSKKYNHSDLRLSAYGFYVYDSVWAVARALDAFFDDGGRISFKNDSRLRDETGGSLHLEAMSVFDMGKKLLDKIRQVNFTGVSGQVQFNALGELIHPAYDIISIIGNGVRTIGFWSNYTRLLSTVLPEDLYLKPPNTSLANQHLYDVIWPGETAQKPRGWVFPSNAKELIIGVPNRFSFKEFVTLDNATGKMMGYCIDVFTQALFLLPYPVTYRFEAFGSGTENPNYDQLVQKVVDNEFDAAIGDIVITMNRTQTLDFTQPFIESGLVILAPVKKHITNSWAFLQPFTLRMWCVTGLFFLVVGVVIWVLEHRINDDFRGSPRQQLITTVWFSFSTLFFAHRENTMSTLGRGVLIIWLFVVLIIQSSYTASLTSILTVQQLDTSIRGLDDLQNSNYPIGFQVGSFVEEYMVKEFNMPRSRLKALGSPEEYAENLKLGPKKGGVMAIVDERPYVELFLSTNCKIAVAGSDFTSTGWGFAFPRDSPLQVDLSTAILALSENGELQRIHDKWLKTGACSADNTEFVDSNQLRPESFMGLFLICGAACVLALLIYFGIVLRQYLRHEQAESVSAEPGSSKSKCSLKRFFSFVDDREPPKQKRALRISGSSMPTTPTSNVDIERPEAEC; encoded by the exons ATGAAGATAGTGTTTCTCATGTTGTTGATTGTCTCCCTGTTCCTCTTCCCTAATGGGATCCGCAAGAGCTTAGCTGCAAGGCCTTCAGTTGTGAGTATTGGTTCCATTCTTCAGTTTAACTCCCCCACTGGAGGTGTTTCAGCAGTTGCCATCCATGCGGCCTTGGAGGATATAAACTCTGATCCGACAGTTCTAAATGGAACAACATTACAAGTTGACATGAGGGATATAAATTGCGATGATGGTTTCCTCGGAATGGTTGAAG CTTTGCAGTTCATGGAGACTGATGCTATTGCAATCATTGGGCCACAATGCTCTACTCTTGCCCATATCATTTCGTATGTCGCAAATGAGCTCCAAGTCCCTTTGATGTCCTTGGCATCTGATGCAACTCTATCATCAATCCAGTTCCCATTCTTTGTACGGACTGCGCCCAGTGATCTCTACGAAATGGCAGCTGTGGCAGCAGTTGTTGATTACTACCAGTGGAAGATGGTGACTGCAATATACATTGATGATGATTATGGTCGAAATGGCATTGCTGCTTTGGATGATGCACTTACTGCTAGGCGCTGCAAAATTTCCTACAAGGTTGGGTTTCCCTCCAATGCTAAAAGAAGTGAGCTTCTAAATTTGTTGGTTACCGTTAGTAATATGGAGTCTCGTGTTATTATCCTCCGTACTGGTGCGGAACCCGGACTCAAGCTTCTCTCACTTGCAAACGGACTGAACATGATGGGCAATGGCTATGTATGGATTGCAACTGATTGGCTTTCTGCTTATCTTGATGCTAATTCATCAGTTCCTGCTGAAACTATAAATGGCATGCAAGGTGTTCTGACTGTAAGTCCACACATCCCTAAGTCAAAGATGAAGAGTAATTTAATGTCCAAGTGGAGCAGCTTAAGCAAGAAATACAACCACAGTGATCTTCGCCTAAGTGCTTATGGTTTTTATGTTTATGATAGTGTGTGGGCAGTAGCTCGGGCCCTGGACGCCTTCTTTGATGATGGTGGAAGGATTTCCTTTAAAAATGACTCAAGGTTGCGTGATGAAACTGGGGGAAGTCTTCACCTTGAAGCCATGAGTGTTTTTGACATGGGAAAAAAATTACTGGATAAGATTAGACAAGTGAACTTCACTGGGGTATCTGGCCAAGTGCAATTTAATGCTCTGGGTGAACTCATTCATCCTGCCTATGACATCATAAGCATAATTGGAAATGGCGTGCGGACCATTGGTTTTTGGTCAAACTATACAAGATTGCTGTCGACCGTCCTTCCAGAAGACCTATATTTGAAGCCTCCTAATACTTCTCTTGCCAATCAACATCTCTATGATGTCATTTGGCCTGGAGAGACTGCGCAGAAACCTCGAGGTTGGGTCTTTCCTTCCAATGCCAAGGAGTTGATAATTGGCGTCCCCAACAGATTTAGCTTTAAAGAGTTTGTCACCCTAGATAACGCTACTGGGAAAATGATGGGCTATTGCATCGATGTCTTCACTCAAGCACTGTTTTTACTTCCTTATCCAGTTACATACAGGTTTGAAGCTTTTGGCAGTGGTACTGAAAATCCTAATTATGATCAACTCGTACAGAAGGTTGTGGACAAT GAGTTTGATGCAGCAATAGGGGACATTGTAATTACAATGAACAGAACTCAAACTCTTGATTTCACCCAGCCCTTTATTGAGTCAGGCCTGGTTATTTTGGCTCCGGTCAAAAAGCATATAACGAATTCCTGGGCATTCTTGCAGCCATTTACATTGAGGATGTGGTGTGTTACAGGGTTGTTTTTTCTTGTTGTGGGTGTGGTTATTTGGGTTCTTGAGCATCGAATCAATGATGATTTCCGTGGCTCACCACGGCAACAATTAATAACAACTGTTTG GTTCAGCTTTTCGACTCTATTTTTTGCACATA GAGAAAACACTATGAGCACATTAGGACGTGGTGTTCTGATCATATGGCTATTTGTTGTTTTGATCATTCAATCCAGCTATACCGCGAGTCTTACTTCCATCCTAACGGTGCAACAACTTGATACATCGATAAGAGGACTTGATGACCTGCAAAATAGTAATTACCCTATTGGTTTCCAAGTTGGTTCTTTTGTAGAAGAATACATGGTCAAGGAATTCAACATGCCACGGTCAAGGTTAAAAGCTCTCGGTTCTCCTGAAGAGTATGCTGAAAACCTCAAGCTAGGCCCTAAGAAAGGAGGTGTTATGGCCATTGTCGATGAGCGCCCCTATGTTGAGCTGTTTTTGTCAACTAACTGCAAAATTGCTGTAGCTGGCTCAGATTTTACCAGTACAGGATGGGGCTTT GCATTTCCAAGGGATTCCCCTCTGCAAGTAGACCTGTCCACCGCAATCCTAGCATTGTCGGAGAATGGGGAACTGCAGCGGATCCACGACAAGTGGCTCAAGACAGGCGCTTGCTCAGCTGACAATACCGAGTTTGTGGACTCGAACCAGCTCCGCCCTGAGAGCTTCATGGGCCTGTTCCTCATTTGTGGCGCAGCATGTGTCCTCGCACTGCTCATTTACTTCGGCATCGTGCTACGCCAGTACCTGAGACATGAACAGGCCGAATCTGTCTCCGCAGAGCCAGGGTCATCGAAATCGAAGTGCAGCCTCAAAAGATTCTTCTCATTCGTCGATGATAGGGAGCCACCAAAGCAAAAGCGGGCCTTGCGCATCTCCGGGAGTTCGATGCCTACAACGCCTACCAGTAATGTTGACATAGAACGGCCAGAGGCCGAGTGTTAA
- the LOC120699276 gene encoding glutamate receptor 3.1-like isoform X2 produces the protein MMVSSEWLKFMETDAIAIIGPQCSTLAHIISYVANELQVPLMSLASDATLSSIQFPFFVRTAPSDLYEMAAVAAVVDYYQWKMVTAIYIDDDYGRNGIAALDDALTARRCKISYKVGFPSNAKRSELLNLLVTVSNMESRVIILRTGAEPGLKLLSLANGLNMMGNGYVWIATDWLSAYLDANSSVPAETINGMQGVLTVSPHIPKSKMKSNLMSKWSSLSKKYNHSDLRLSAYGFYVYDSVWAVARALDAFFDDGGRISFKNDSRLRDETGGSLHLEAMSVFDMGKKLLDKIRQVNFTGVSGQVQFNALGELIHPAYDIISIIGNGVRTIGFWSNYTRLLSTVLPEDLYLKPPNTSLANQHLYDVIWPGETAQKPRGWVFPSNAKELIIGVPNRFSFKEFVTLDNATGKMMGYCIDVFTQALFLLPYPVTYRFEAFGSGTENPNYDQLVQKVVDNEFDAAIGDIVITMNRTQTLDFTQPFIESGLVILAPVKKHITNSWAFLQPFTLRMWCVTGLFFLVVGVVIWVLEHRINDDFRGSPRQQLITTVWFSFSTLFFAHRENTMSTLGRGVLIIWLFVVLIIQSSYTASLTSILTVQQLDTSIRGLDDLQNSNYPIGFQVGSFVEEYMVKEFNMPRSRLKALGSPEEYAENLKLGPKKGGVMAIVDERPYVELFLSTNCKIAVAGSDFTSTGWGFAFPRDSPLQVDLSTAILALSENGELQRIHDKWLKTGACSADNTEFVDSNQLRPESFMGLFLICGAACVLALLIYFGIVLRQYLRHEQAESVSAEPGSSKSKCSLKRFFSFVDDREPPKQKRALRISGSSMPTTPTSNVDIERPEAEC, from the exons ATGATGGTTTCCTCGGAATGGTTGAAG TTCATGGAGACTGATGCTATTGCAATCATTGGGCCACAATGCTCTACTCTTGCCCATATCATTTCGTATGTCGCAAATGAGCTCCAAGTCCCTTTGATGTCCTTGGCATCTGATGCAACTCTATCATCAATCCAGTTCCCATTCTTTGTACGGACTGCGCCCAGTGATCTCTACGAAATGGCAGCTGTGGCAGCAGTTGTTGATTACTACCAGTGGAAGATGGTGACTGCAATATACATTGATGATGATTATGGTCGAAATGGCATTGCTGCTTTGGATGATGCACTTACTGCTAGGCGCTGCAAAATTTCCTACAAGGTTGGGTTTCCCTCCAATGCTAAAAGAAGTGAGCTTCTAAATTTGTTGGTTACCGTTAGTAATATGGAGTCTCGTGTTATTATCCTCCGTACTGGTGCGGAACCCGGACTCAAGCTTCTCTCACTTGCAAACGGACTGAACATGATGGGCAATGGCTATGTATGGATTGCAACTGATTGGCTTTCTGCTTATCTTGATGCTAATTCATCAGTTCCTGCTGAAACTATAAATGGCATGCAAGGTGTTCTGACTGTAAGTCCACACATCCCTAAGTCAAAGATGAAGAGTAATTTAATGTCCAAGTGGAGCAGCTTAAGCAAGAAATACAACCACAGTGATCTTCGCCTAAGTGCTTATGGTTTTTATGTTTATGATAGTGTGTGGGCAGTAGCTCGGGCCCTGGACGCCTTCTTTGATGATGGTGGAAGGATTTCCTTTAAAAATGACTCAAGGTTGCGTGATGAAACTGGGGGAAGTCTTCACCTTGAAGCCATGAGTGTTTTTGACATGGGAAAAAAATTACTGGATAAGATTAGACAAGTGAACTTCACTGGGGTATCTGGCCAAGTGCAATTTAATGCTCTGGGTGAACTCATTCATCCTGCCTATGACATCATAAGCATAATTGGAAATGGCGTGCGGACCATTGGTTTTTGGTCAAACTATACAAGATTGCTGTCGACCGTCCTTCCAGAAGACCTATATTTGAAGCCTCCTAATACTTCTCTTGCCAATCAACATCTCTATGATGTCATTTGGCCTGGAGAGACTGCGCAGAAACCTCGAGGTTGGGTCTTTCCTTCCAATGCCAAGGAGTTGATAATTGGCGTCCCCAACAGATTTAGCTTTAAAGAGTTTGTCACCCTAGATAACGCTACTGGGAAAATGATGGGCTATTGCATCGATGTCTTCACTCAAGCACTGTTTTTACTTCCTTATCCAGTTACATACAGGTTTGAAGCTTTTGGCAGTGGTACTGAAAATCCTAATTATGATCAACTCGTACAGAAGGTTGTGGACAAT GAGTTTGATGCAGCAATAGGGGACATTGTAATTACAATGAACAGAACTCAAACTCTTGATTTCACCCAGCCCTTTATTGAGTCAGGCCTGGTTATTTTGGCTCCGGTCAAAAAGCATATAACGAATTCCTGGGCATTCTTGCAGCCATTTACATTGAGGATGTGGTGTGTTACAGGGTTGTTTTTTCTTGTTGTGGGTGTGGTTATTTGGGTTCTTGAGCATCGAATCAATGATGATTTCCGTGGCTCACCACGGCAACAATTAATAACAACTGTTTG GTTCAGCTTTTCGACTCTATTTTTTGCACATA GAGAAAACACTATGAGCACATTAGGACGTGGTGTTCTGATCATATGGCTATTTGTTGTTTTGATCATTCAATCCAGCTATACCGCGAGTCTTACTTCCATCCTAACGGTGCAACAACTTGATACATCGATAAGAGGACTTGATGACCTGCAAAATAGTAATTACCCTATTGGTTTCCAAGTTGGTTCTTTTGTAGAAGAATACATGGTCAAGGAATTCAACATGCCACGGTCAAGGTTAAAAGCTCTCGGTTCTCCTGAAGAGTATGCTGAAAACCTCAAGCTAGGCCCTAAGAAAGGAGGTGTTATGGCCATTGTCGATGAGCGCCCCTATGTTGAGCTGTTTTTGTCAACTAACTGCAAAATTGCTGTAGCTGGCTCAGATTTTACCAGTACAGGATGGGGCTTT GCATTTCCAAGGGATTCCCCTCTGCAAGTAGACCTGTCCACCGCAATCCTAGCATTGTCGGAGAATGGGGAACTGCAGCGGATCCACGACAAGTGGCTCAAGACAGGCGCTTGCTCAGCTGACAATACCGAGTTTGTGGACTCGAACCAGCTCCGCCCTGAGAGCTTCATGGGCCTGTTCCTCATTTGTGGCGCAGCATGTGTCCTCGCACTGCTCATTTACTTCGGCATCGTGCTACGCCAGTACCTGAGACATGAACAGGCCGAATCTGTCTCCGCAGAGCCAGGGTCATCGAAATCGAAGTGCAGCCTCAAAAGATTCTTCTCATTCGTCGATGATAGGGAGCCACCAAAGCAAAAGCGGGCCTTGCGCATCTCCGGGAGTTCGATGCCTACAACGCCTACCAGTAATGTTGACATAGAACGGCCAGAGGCCGAGTGTTAA